A stretch of the Natrinema sp. CBA1119 genome encodes the following:
- a CDS encoding aldo/keto reductase, translating into MELIVMGIVGFGTGRLRTDMAYNAIRAALKTGYRFFDTAPIYDTEPMLADAIKDVDVNRSDLFIGTKVESQHLKPDNIRRQIDQSLKALETDYVDLLYVHWPAHTYDPERTFKTFEQLRDAGIVQSVGICNVTTDILEEAVESSPTSIDYVQIEFHPYLYQHDILEAAREHGAKVVAASPFAQGCVLNDPVVEGLAEKKDISPAMVVLAWCQAHGTVPIPCSSRSKHIYENFRAAEVNLTPAEVKRIDDLDAGERFTDYEFAPWNG; encoded by the coding sequence GTGGAATTGATTGTTATGGGCATCGTTGGATTTGGCACGGGGCGGCTACGGACAGACATGGCGTACAATGCCATCAGAGCGGCCCTGAAGACGGGCTACAGATTTTTCGACACCGCTCCGATATATGATACAGAACCAATGTTGGCGGATGCCATCAAAGATGTGGACGTCAACCGCTCTGACCTATTCATTGGAACGAAAGTTGAAAGCCAGCATCTCAAGCCAGATAACATCCGTAGACAAATCGATCAGAGTCTGAAGGCGCTGGAAACCGACTACGTTGACCTACTGTACGTCCACTGGCCTGCCCACACCTACGACCCCGAGCGGACCTTCAAGACTTTCGAACAGCTCAGAGACGCCGGAATTGTTCAGTCTGTAGGGATATGTAACGTTACCACAGATATCCTAGAAGAAGCCGTTGAGTCCTCCCCGACGTCGATTGATTACGTCCAAATTGAATTCCACCCGTACCTGTATCAACATGACATCCTTGAGGCCGCTCGGGAACACGGTGCAAAGGTGGTCGCCGCATCACCCTTCGCACAAGGATGTGTCCTCAACGACCCGGTTGTAGAAGGACTCGCTGAAAAAAAAGATATCTCCCCCGCGATGGTCGTCCTGGCCTGGTGCCAGGCTCACGGAACTGTTCCAATCCCGTGTTCTTCAAGATCAAAACACATTTACGAGAACTTTCGCGCCGCCGAAGTCAATCTCACCCCTGCCGAAGTCAAGCGCATAGATGATCTTGACGCTGGCGAACGGTTCACTGACTACGAATTTGCACCCTGGAATGGCTGA
- a CDS encoding oligosaccharide flippase family protein has product MLELLRTVYQRLTAGGSTADQAIQSGIWVAGINVADRILQLLKIVILARLLSPAAFGLLGIALLAIAALRQFSKLGFDEALRLHSNRRCEDG; this is encoded by the coding sequence GTGCTTGAACTACTGCGAACTGTTTACCAACGTCTTACTGCGGGCGGGTCAACAGCAGACCAAGCTATACAGAGCGGTATCTGGGTAGCTGGAATCAATGTCGCTGACCGTATCTTACAACTCTTGAAGATCGTTATTCTCGCTCGATTGCTTTCACCGGCGGCATTCGGCCTTCTCGGAATCGCGCTGCTTGCGATTGCGGCACTTCGGCAGTTCTCGAAGCTCGGTTTTGATGAAGCGTTGAGACTGCATAGCAACCGGAGATGTGAAGATGGGTGA
- a CDS encoding class I SAM-dependent methyltransferase produces the protein MEITPGRLHPLLKGIYRTVIPENESIKTIDYMQSVPETLPDKHIRNVSIHPSREEMLTTLPTEGKVAELGVDEGNFSEQILSITEPESLFLVDVWETERYGEEEMRKVKKKFDDLAEVSIVRERSEIALSEFEDDFFDLVYIDTTHSYEQTSKELYVSQRKVKEDGVIAGHDYCVGNVSKGVPTVLFLLFTSSVYRKIGRFHTCHLKQTDTEVSH, from the coding sequence ATGGAAATTACACCGGGTCGCCTTCACCCGCTATTGAAAGGAATATATCGTACGGTGATTCCAGAAAATGAATCTATAAAAACTATAGATTATATGCAGTCTGTTCCCGAAACTCTCCCGGATAAACATATAAGAAATGTATCAATACATCCGAGTAGGGAAGAGATGCTAACAACCCTTCCTACAGAAGGCAAAGTCGCAGAACTTGGGGTGGATGAAGGTAACTTCTCAGAACAAATTCTGTCTATAACGGAGCCCGAATCACTTTTCCTTGTTGATGTATGGGAGACAGAAAGATATGGAGAGGAAGAAATGAGGAAGGTGAAGAAAAAATTTGACGATCTCGCGGAAGTTTCGATAGTGAGAGAACGGTCGGAGATAGCATTGAGTGAATTTGAAGACGACTTCTTTGACCTGGTGTATATTGACACAACACACTCATATGAACAAACATCAAAGGAACTCTATGTGTCACAGAGGAAAGTGAAGGAAGATGGAGTTATCGCAGGCCACGATTACTGTGTAGGCAATGTCTCAAAGGGTGTCCCTACGGTGTTATTTCTGCTGTTCACGAGTTCTGTATACAGGAAAATTGGCAGATTTCACACTTGTCACTTGAAACAGACGGATACAGAAGTTTCGCATTAG